Proteins encoded within one genomic window of Prauserella marina:
- a CDS encoding ROK family protein, with translation MEEPSTELLESYSRLLDLVRTGDADTRPALSARTGLGRTAITQRTTTLLDAGLLEEGELNPSTGGRQARTLRFRKDAGRILTAELGATSFIAGVTDLMGTVLTMRHRDCDIADGPEPVLAEVEATLDELLAEVGGGEVWGVGLGLPGPVEFATARPSEPPIMPGWNNYAVRDRLATRYRAPVWVDNEVNLLCLGELRTPGLPIGKGDLLYIKIGTGIGAGISNAGRLHRGAQGCAGDIGHAAVSDDGGVVCRCGKTGCLEALAGGAALARDGDQLARSGASTTLAAALDAHGVVTGEDVTAAARAGDHHSVQLLVQAGRRIGAMLATMVNFYNPSIILLGGKVSGAGDLFLATIRETIYRRSLPLSTRELRIERARLGEEGGLIGAAYMVLDELFSVRHFGQWLPAGSPSGMPHMHSANGVIRSAQAPQAEKLL, from the coding sequence GTGGAGGAGCCGAGTACCGAACTGCTGGAGAGCTACAGCAGGCTCCTCGACCTGGTGCGGACCGGCGACGCCGACACCCGGCCCGCGCTCAGCGCGCGAACGGGCCTCGGCCGCACCGCCATCACGCAACGCACGACCACGCTGCTCGACGCGGGCCTGCTCGAAGAGGGCGAGCTGAACCCTTCGACGGGAGGAAGGCAGGCGAGGACGCTGCGCTTCCGCAAGGACGCGGGCCGCATCCTCACCGCCGAACTCGGCGCGACCAGCTTCATCGCGGGCGTCACCGACCTGATGGGCACCGTGCTCACCATGCGGCACAGGGACTGCGACATCGCGGACGGGCCGGAGCCGGTGCTCGCCGAGGTCGAGGCCACCCTCGACGAACTGCTCGCCGAGGTGGGCGGTGGCGAGGTGTGGGGCGTCGGCCTCGGGTTGCCGGGACCGGTCGAGTTCGCGACGGCCCGCCCCTCGGAGCCGCCGATCATGCCCGGCTGGAACAACTACGCCGTCCGCGACCGGCTCGCCACCCGCTACCGCGCGCCGGTGTGGGTCGACAACGAGGTGAACCTGCTGTGCCTCGGCGAGCTGCGGACCCCCGGACTGCCCATCGGCAAGGGCGACCTGCTCTACATCAAGATCGGCACCGGAATAGGAGCCGGGATCAGCAACGCGGGCAGGCTCCACCGGGGAGCACAGGGCTGCGCGGGCGACATCGGGCACGCGGCCGTCTCCGACGACGGCGGTGTGGTGTGCCGCTGCGGCAAGACCGGCTGCCTTGAAGCACTGGCGGGCGGGGCCGCGCTGGCGAGGGACGGCGATCAGCTCGCCAGGTCAGGCGCGAGCACGACGCTGGCCGCCGCTCTCGACGCGCACGGCGTCGTCACCGGCGAGGACGTCACGGCGGCGGCGAGAGCGGGAGATCACCACTCGGTCCAGTTGCTCGTGCAGGCAGGCCGCAGGATCGGCGCGATGCTCGCGACGATGGTCAACTTCTACAACCCCTCGATCATCCTGCTCGGCGGCAAGGTCTCCGGCGCGGGCGACCTGTTCCTCGCCACCATCCGCGAGACGATCTACCGCAGGTCACTGCCCCTTTCGACGCGTGAACTGCGCATCGAGCGGGCCCGGCTCGGCGAGGAGGGCGGGCTGATCGGCGCGGCCTACATGGTCCTCGACGAGTTGTTCTCCGTCCGGCACTTCGGCCAGTGGCTTCCGGCGGGCTCGCCGAGCGGCATGCCGCACATGCACAGCGCCAACGGTGTCATCCGATCGGCGCAAGCCCCGCAAGCTGAGAAGCTGCTGTGA
- the kdpF gene encoding K(+)-transporting ATPase subunit F: MSGGLGTAANVVAGVLALALIGYLVIALVRPEKF, from the coding sequence GTGAGCGGCGGGCTCGGCACCGCCGCGAACGTGGTCGCCGGGGTTCTCGCGCTCGCCCTGATCGGCTACCTGGTGATCGCGCTCGTCAGGCCGGAGAAGTTCTGA
- the kdpA gene encoding potassium-transporting ATPase subunit KdpA, whose product MTDFSAGLIQVGLLVLALAAAYRPLGDHLARVFTGQRHLRVEKALYRVFRVDPSSRQRWSGYAVSVLAFSFVSIAFLYLLQRLQAVLPLGFGRGAVEPGIAFNTAVSFVTNTNWQSYSGEVVMGHTVSMAGLTVQNFLSAAVGISVAIVLIRGFVRGRTDRLGNFWVDLTRVTVRVLLPLAAVAAVLFVALGVVQSLRSGVTVANPDGTRSTIPLAPAASQEAIKLLGTNGGGIFNANSAHPFENPGVWANLLSNFLLLVIPVSLTRTFGTMVGNRKQGYTLLSVMAVLWALVLAVIWWAETHPTGPAALLAGAGMEGKEQRFGIGLSSLFAASTTGTSTGAVNSMHDSFSGLGGGMAMLNMLFGEVAPGGVGSGLYGLLVLAIIAMFLAGLMVGRTPEYLGKKLGRREVTCAAISILAMPVVVLLGTAGALLIPGEVTAALANTGPHGLSEVLYAYASAGNNNGSAFAGLTVTSDWFQSSLGMAMLFGRFVPIVAVLCLAGCLAAQKKIPETPGTLPTTGPLFGSLLGGTVLLVAALTFVPALALGPIAEALA is encoded by the coding sequence ATGACCGACTTCTCGGCAGGTCTGATCCAGGTCGGCCTGCTCGTACTCGCGCTGGCCGCCGCCTACCGCCCGCTCGGCGACCACCTGGCGCGCGTGTTCACCGGGCAGCGCCACCTTCGCGTCGAGAAGGCGCTGTACCGCGTCTTCCGCGTCGATCCGTCCTCACGGCAGCGCTGGAGCGGCTACGCGGTGTCGGTGCTGGCGTTCTCGTTCGTGTCGATCGCGTTCCTGTACCTGCTGCAACGCCTGCAAGCGGTGTTGCCGCTCGGCTTCGGTAGGGGCGCGGTCGAACCGGGGATCGCCTTCAACACGGCGGTCAGCTTCGTCACCAACACCAACTGGCAGTCCTACTCGGGCGAAGTCGTCATGGGGCACACCGTCTCCATGGCAGGGCTCACCGTGCAGAATTTCCTCTCCGCGGCCGTGGGCATCTCGGTCGCGATCGTGCTCATCAGGGGGTTCGTGCGCGGGCGCACCGACCGGCTCGGCAACTTCTGGGTCGACCTGACGAGAGTGACCGTGCGCGTGCTGCTGCCACTTGCCGCGGTCGCCGCCGTGTTGTTCGTGGCACTCGGCGTCGTGCAGAGCTTGCGATCGGGGGTCACCGTCGCCAATCCCGACGGGACGCGAAGCACGATCCCGCTCGCTCCCGCCGCGAGCCAGGAAGCCATCAAATTGCTCGGCACCAACGGCGGCGGGATCTTCAACGCCAATTCGGCGCACCCGTTCGAGAACCCCGGCGTGTGGGCGAACCTGCTGAGCAACTTCCTGCTGCTCGTCATCCCGGTGTCGCTGACGAGGACCTTCGGCACCATGGTCGGCAACCGGAAACAGGGCTACACCCTGCTTTCGGTGATGGCGGTGCTGTGGGCACTCGTGCTCGCGGTGATCTGGTGGGCCGAAACGCACCCCACCGGTCCCGCCGCGCTACTTGCCGGCGCGGGAATGGAGGGAAAGGAACAGCGGTTCGGCATCGGGCTGTCCTCGCTGTTCGCCGCGAGCACCACCGGAACGTCCACCGGCGCCGTCAACTCCATGCACGACAGCTTCAGCGGGCTCGGCGGTGGCATGGCGATGCTCAACATGCTTTTCGGCGAGGTCGCTCCGGGCGGAGTGGGGTCGGGACTGTACGGCCTGCTCGTACTCGCGATCATCGCGATGTTCCTCGCCGGGCTCATGGTCGGCAGGACACCGGAATACCTCGGCAAGAAACTGGGAAGGCGCGAGGTCACCTGCGCCGCGATCTCGATCCTCGCCATGCCCGTGGTGGTGCTGCTCGGTACGGCGGGCGCCCTGCTCATCCCGGGCGAGGTGACCGCGGCGCTTGCCAACACCGGCCCGCACGGTCTGTCCGAAGTGCTCTATGCCTATGCCTCGGCTGGCAACAACAACGGCAGCGCCTTCGCGGGGCTCACCGTGACGAGCGACTGGTTCCAGTCCTCATTGGGCATGGCGATGTTGTTCGGCAGGTTCGTCCCCATCGTCGCGGTGCTGTGCCTCGCGGGCTGTCTCGCCGCACAGAAGAAGATCCCCGAAACCCCTGGCACGTTGCCGACGACGGGTCCGCTGTTCGGATCGCTGCTCGGCGGCACCGTCCTGCTCGTCGCCGCGCTGACGTTCGTCCCTGCGCTGGCCCTCGGTCCCATCGCGGAGGCACTCGCATGA
- the kdpB gene encoding potassium-transporting ATPase subunit KdpB — MTSTTRARTAEETALHHAQNAGRVGAGVFDARGLLTSLPGALRKLDPRHQIRNPVMFVVWAGSVLVTVFAIADPSTFTILIAAWLWFTVLFASLAEAVAEGRGKAQAESLRRTTRETVAIRLLEGGQREEVPGTSLRPGDRVLVEAGMLVPGDGDIVEGIATVDESAVTGESAPVIRESGGDRSAVTGGTTVLSDRVVVRITSKPGESFVDRMIALVEGASRQKTPNEVALTILLSTLTIIFLLAVVALQPMAGYSGSTQSVVVLTALLVCLIPTTIGALLSAIGIAGMDRLVQRNVLATSGKAVEAAGDVSTLLLDKTGTITFGNRAATAFIPAEGATGESLAAAARLASLADPTPEGRSIVELAEKEHPGIQADPAHGDAVPFTARTRMSGIDIGSRRVRKGATDAVRAWAREHRATLPEGITRVTDDIARRGGTPLVVVEDTGSGIVTHGVIQLSDVVKPGMRERFARLREMGIRTVMITGDNPLTAKAIASEAGVDDYLAEAKPEDKMALIHREQEGGRLVAMTGDGTNDAPALAASDVGVAMNTGTSAAKEAGNMVDLDSDPTKLIEIVAIGKQLLITRGALTTFSIANDLAKYFAILPAMFLAIHPQLGALNIMRLATPQSAILSAVIFNALIIVALIPLALRGVRYTPTTASGLLRRNLLVYGLGGVVAPFAGIWLIDLLVRLIPGIG; from the coding sequence ATGACAAGTACGACCCGTGCGCGCACGGCTGAGGAGACGGCCCTGCACCACGCCCAGAACGCGGGCAGGGTGGGTGCGGGGGTTTTCGACGCGCGTGGACTGCTGACCTCGCTGCCCGGCGCGCTGCGCAAACTCGATCCCCGGCACCAGATCCGCAACCCGGTGATGTTCGTGGTCTGGGCGGGCTCGGTGCTGGTGACCGTGTTCGCGATCGCAGACCCTTCCACGTTCACCATTCTCATCGCGGCGTGGCTGTGGTTCACGGTGCTGTTCGCGAGCCTCGCGGAGGCCGTCGCGGAAGGAAGGGGCAAGGCGCAGGCGGAAAGCCTGCGCAGGACCACAAGGGAGACCGTCGCCATCAGGCTGCTCGAAGGAGGGCAGCGGGAGGAGGTGCCGGGCACCTCGCTGCGGCCAGGTGACCGGGTGCTCGTCGAGGCGGGCATGCTCGTCCCCGGCGACGGAGACATCGTCGAGGGCATCGCCACCGTCGACGAATCGGCCGTCACCGGTGAGTCCGCTCCGGTGATCAGGGAGTCCGGCGGCGACCGGTCGGCGGTCACCGGCGGCACCACCGTGCTGTCCGACCGCGTCGTCGTTCGCATCACCAGCAAGCCAGGTGAATCCTTTGTGGATCGGATGATCGCCTTGGTCGAGGGCGCGTCGAGGCAGAAGACGCCCAACGAGGTCGCGCTGACCATCCTGCTGTCGACGCTGACGATCATCTTCCTGCTCGCCGTGGTCGCGCTCCAGCCCATGGCAGGCTATTCGGGAAGCACGCAATCGGTGGTCGTGCTGACGGCGTTGCTGGTGTGCCTCATCCCGACCACGATCGGCGCGCTGCTTTCGGCCATTGGGATCGCGGGCATGGACCGGCTCGTGCAACGCAACGTGCTGGCGACGTCGGGAAAGGCCGTCGAGGCAGCGGGCGACGTGTCGACGTTGCTGCTCGACAAGACCGGCACCATCACCTTCGGAAACAGGGCGGCGACCGCGTTCATCCCCGCCGAGGGGGCGACGGGGGAAAGTCTCGCCGCCGCGGCGAGGCTGGCCAGCCTCGCCGACCCGACCCCGGAGGGGCGCAGCATCGTCGAACTGGCCGAGAAGGAACACCCCGGCATCCAGGCGGACCCGGCTCACGGCGACGCGGTGCCGTTCACGGCGCGCACCAGGATGAGCGGTATCGACATCGGGTCGCGGCGGGTCCGCAAGGGCGCCACCGACGCCGTTCGCGCGTGGGCGCGAGAACACCGGGCCACCCTGCCGGAGGGCATCACGCGCGTCACGGACGACATCGCGCGGCGCGGCGGAACCCCGCTGGTCGTCGTGGAGGACACCGGTTCCGGCATCGTCACGCACGGGGTGATCCAACTGTCCGATGTGGTCAAACCGGGCATGAGGGAGCGCTTCGCGCGATTGCGCGAGATGGGCATCAGGACCGTCATGATCACCGGCGACAATCCGCTGACCGCCAAGGCCATCGCCTCCGAAGCCGGAGTCGACGACTACCTCGCCGAGGCGAAGCCAGAGGACAAGATGGCGCTCATCCACAGGGAACAGGAAGGCGGCAGGCTCGTCGCCATGACCGGCGACGGCACCAACGACGCGCCCGCGCTCGCCGCCTCCGACGTCGGGGTCGCCATGAACACGGGAACCTCGGCCGCCAAGGAAGCCGGGAACATGGTCGACCTCGACTCCGATCCCACGAAGCTCATCGAGATCGTCGCCATCGGAAAGCAACTGCTGATCACGAGGGGCGCGCTGACCACGTTCAGCATCGCCAACGACCTCGCGAAGTACTTCGCGATCCTGCCCGCGATGTTCCTGGCCATCCACCCGCAGCTCGGCGCGCTCAACATCATGCGGCTCGCGACACCGCAGTCGGCGATCCTGTCGGCGGTGATCTTCAACGCGCTGATCATCGTGGCGCTGATCCCGCTTGCCCTGCGCGGGGTCAGGTACACGCCGACGACGGCGTCCGGGTTGCTGCGCCGCAATCTGCTCGTCTACGGGCTCGGCGGTGTCGTGGCACCGTTCGCCGGAATCTGGTTGATCGACCTGCTCGTCCGCCTCATCCCGGGAATCGGGTGA
- a CDS encoding potassium-transporting ATPase subunit C, giving the protein MKSLFAQTSAALRVLLVFTVLLGVLYPLGVWAVSRIPGLAHNAEGSLVEYRGAAAGSALIGVDPVFTGPPSADPWFHTRPSASADTPLGQGDPATSGGSNKSAVNPEQVELVGQRKERIAAREGVEPGAVPPEAVTASASGVDPGISTAYAELQVPRVARNNGLDPALVRGLVRAATETQGIGIASVNVLELNLAVRASARG; this is encoded by the coding sequence ATCAAGTCCCTTTTCGCTCAGACGTCGGCCGCGCTGCGCGTGCTGCTGGTGTTCACGGTGCTGCTCGGTGTGCTCTACCCGCTCGGCGTGTGGGCGGTGTCCCGGATACCGGGGCTTGCGCACAACGCGGAGGGCTCGCTCGTCGAATACCGCGGTGCGGCGGCAGGTTCGGCTCTGATCGGCGTCGATCCCGTGTTCACCGGCCCGCCTTCCGCGGACCCGTGGTTCCACACGCGACCGTCGGCGAGCGCGGACACCCCGCTCGGCCAGGGCGATCCGGCCACCTCGGGTGGTTCCAACAAGTCGGCTGTCAATCCGGAGCAAGTGGAGCTGGTCGGGCAGCGCAAAGAGCGCATCGCCGCGCGAGAGGGCGTCGAGCCCGGCGCCGTGCCACCCGAGGCGGTGACCGCGTCGGCCTCGGGCGTCGACCCCGGCATCAGCACCGCCTACGCCGAATTGCAGGTCCCCAGGGTCGCCCGCAACAACGGACTGGACCCGGCACTGGTGAGGGGCCTCGTTCGCGCGGCAACCGAAACGCAGGGCATCGGAATCGCCTCGGTCAACGTGCTGGAACTCAACCTGGCCGTGCGCGCCTCGGCACGGGGTTAG
- a CDS encoding DUF4118 domain-containing protein, translated as MDDVDGLDDDSAAHDTAPRRGELRIYLGAAPGVGKTYAMLGEAHRRLDRGTDVVLGYVETHGRDKTAALLAGLEVMPRRRLVHRGSEFTEMDVDAVLSRKPEVAIVDELAHTNVPGSRNEKRWQDVEELLEAGITVLTTVNVQHLDSLNDVVERITGVRQRETVPDEVVRRAEQVELVDITPEALRRRLAHGNVYPAERIDAALGNYFRLGNLTALRELALLWVADQVDVALQRYRAEKDITDTWETRERVVVAITGGAESETLIRRARRIATRAGAELLVLHVLRGDGLAGLGPVAAGRYRKVADDVGATFHTVVGDDVPTALLDFARGVNATQLVLGTSRRSRVARLFDEGIGATVVQRSGPIDVHMVTHAEAGGRLRARLAHSPLSTSRVRSGWALAVVLPVLATGIGLVLRDGFDFSTEILVYFLTTVIVALVGGLGPALLTAFLAAGLLNFFFTAPLYSLAVSSPRVIVTLVVMLVVAVLVALVVGSAATRASLAARARTEASLLASYARTVLANPEPLDRLLEKVRENFGQVSVGLMERHGGQWRRVAQAGAERCADPEEADVDIPVTAEVHLTLRGRSLPAADRGLLEAAAGQALLALRQQRMAAAAAAAERKAHTTELRTALLSAVGHDLRTPLTSIKASISSLRAPDLALSAQDTSELLETIELSTDRLAGLVDNLLDSSRLATGAVRPHMQPVGYDEIVARALSNLDGSASVIVDVPEELPWVSADPGLLERVVANVIDNALRHGARGGAVAVRASTYASHVELRVVDNGPGLPKGKADSAFVPFQRLGDREAVPGIGLGLSVARGFTEAMGGTIRAEDTPGGGLTVVISLPAESGANS; from the coding sequence GTGGACGATGTGGATGGCCTCGACGACGACTCCGCCGCGCACGACACCGCGCCGCGCAGGGGAGAGCTGCGCATCTACCTCGGCGCGGCGCCGGGTGTTGGCAAGACGTACGCGATGCTCGGCGAGGCGCACCGCAGGCTCGACCGGGGCACCGACGTCGTACTCGGGTACGTCGAAACCCACGGAAGGGACAAGACAGCCGCTCTGTTGGCCGGGCTTGAGGTGATGCCGAGACGGCGGCTCGTGCACAGGGGTAGCGAGTTCACGGAGATGGACGTCGACGCGGTGCTGTCCCGCAAACCCGAGGTCGCCATCGTCGACGAACTCGCGCACACCAACGTTCCCGGTTCCCGCAACGAGAAACGCTGGCAGGACGTCGAGGAACTGCTCGAAGCGGGCATCACCGTGCTCACCACCGTCAACGTGCAGCATCTCGACAGCCTCAACGACGTCGTCGAGCGCATCACCGGTGTGCGGCAGCGGGAAACCGTGCCCGACGAGGTCGTGCGAAGGGCCGAGCAGGTCGAGCTGGTGGACATCACGCCGGAGGCGCTGCGAAGGCGGCTCGCTCACGGGAACGTGTACCCCGCCGAGCGCATCGACGCCGCGCTCGGCAACTACTTCCGGCTCGGCAACCTCACCGCGCTGCGCGAACTGGCCCTGCTGTGGGTCGCCGACCAGGTCGACGTCGCGCTCCAGCGGTACAGGGCCGAAAAGGACATCACCGACACCTGGGAGACAAGGGAAAGAGTGGTCGTCGCCATCACGGGTGGCGCGGAAAGCGAAACGCTGATCAGGAGAGCCAGGCGCATCGCGACCCGGGCGGGAGCCGAACTGCTCGTGCTGCACGTGCTGCGCGGTGACGGGCTCGCCGGACTCGGGCCCGTCGCCGCCGGCCGATACCGCAAGGTCGCCGACGACGTCGGCGCCACCTTCCACACCGTCGTCGGCGACGACGTGCCCACCGCGCTGCTCGATTTCGCAAGGGGGGTCAACGCGACCCAGCTCGTACTCGGCACCTCGCGGCGCTCGCGCGTCGCCCGGCTGTTCGACGAGGGCATCGGCGCGACCGTCGTGCAGCGCTCTGGCCCCATCGACGTGCACATGGTCACCCACGCCGAGGCGGGCGGCAGGCTCAGGGCCCGCCTGGCGCACAGCCCGCTCAGCACGTCGAGGGTGCGAAGCGGCTGGGCGCTCGCGGTGGTGCTTCCGGTGCTCGCCACCGGGATCGGGCTGGTGCTGCGCGACGGGTTCGACTTCTCCACCGAAATACTCGTCTACTTCCTCACGACCGTGATCGTGGCGCTGGTCGGCGGTCTCGGCCCCGCGCTGCTCACCGCGTTTCTCGCGGCGGGACTGCTGAACTTCTTCTTCACGGCGCCGCTGTACTCGCTGGCGGTGTCCTCGCCGCGCGTAATCGTGACCCTCGTCGTGATGCTCGTGGTCGCGGTGCTCGTGGCGCTCGTGGTCGGGTCGGCGGCGACAAGGGCCAGCCTGGCTGCCAGGGCGCGCACCGAGGCTTCGCTGCTGGCCTCCTACGCGCGCACCGTGCTGGCCAACCCCGAGCCGCTCGACCGGTTGCTGGAAAAGGTGAGAGAGAACTTCGGTCAGGTCTCGGTGGGGCTCATGGAACGCCATGGCGGGCAGTGGCGCAGGGTCGCCCAGGCCGGTGCCGAGCGCTGCGCCGATCCGGAGGAGGCTGACGTCGACATCCCGGTCACCGCCGAGGTCCACCTGACCCTGCGCGGCAGGTCGTTGCCCGCCGCGGACAGGGGACTGCTCGAAGCCGCGGCTGGGCAGGCGCTGCTCGCGTTGCGCCAGCAGCGCATGGCCGCCGCCGCGGCGGCGGCCGAACGCAAAGCGCACACCACCGAACTGCGCACCGCGCTGCTCTCCGCCGTCGGGCACGATCTGCGGACCCCGCTGACGTCGATCAAAGCGTCGATCAGCAGCCTGCGCGCACCCGATCTCGCGCTGTCGGCCCAGGACACGAGCGAGCTGCTGGAGACCATCGAGCTGTCCACCGACCGGCTCGCCGGTCTCGTCGACAACCTGCTCGACTCGTCGCGGCTGGCGACGGGCGCCGTCCGCCCCCACATGCAGCCCGTCGGCTACGACGAGATCGTCGCCCGCGCTCTGTCCAACCTGGACGGATCGGCCTCGGTGATCGTCGATGTGCCTGAGGAACTGCCGTGGGTGTCGGCCGATCCGGGACTGCTGGAGCGGGTGGTGGCCAACGTCATCGACAACGCCTTGCGGCACGGCGCGAGGGGAGGCGCGGTCGCTGTCAGGGCGAGCACCTACGCCAGCCATGTCGAGCTGAGGGTCGTCGACAACGGACCCGGCCTGCCGAAGGGCAAGGCCGATTCGGCGTTCGTGCCGTTCCAGCGGCTCGGCGACCGCGAGGCCGTTCCCGGCATCGGGCTCGGACTGTCGGTGGCGCGCGGGTTCACCGAGGCGATGGGTGGCACGATCCGCGCCGAGGACACTCCTGGCGGCGGGCTCACCGTCGTCATCTCCCTTCCTGCCGAGAGCGGAGCGAATTCATGA
- a CDS encoding response regulator yields MTAESSTVLVVDDDPQIARALRINLSARGYRVVTAHDGTAALKAVAETKPDVVVLDLGLPDMDGTDVINGLRGWTQVPIIVLSARDDSTDKVHALDAGADDYVTKPFGMDELLARLRAAVRRSGVSTSESDAVVETPSLLIDLAAKKAKRDGAEVHLTKTEWRLLELLVRNRGRLVTQKQLLHEVWGPNYDTESHYLRVYVAQLRRKLEAEPSRPRHLLTEPGMGYRFEP; encoded by the coding sequence ATGACGGCGGAATCCAGCACGGTGCTCGTGGTCGACGACGACCCGCAGATCGCGAGGGCGCTGAGGATCAACCTTTCGGCCCGTGGCTACCGGGTGGTGACCGCGCACGACGGCACCGCCGCGCTCAAGGCGGTCGCCGAGACCAAGCCCGACGTCGTCGTGCTCGATCTCGGTTTGCCCGACATGGACGGCACCGACGTGATCAACGGCCTCAGGGGCTGGACGCAGGTGCCGATCATCGTGCTGTCGGCCAGGGACGACTCGACCGACAAGGTGCACGCGCTGGACGCGGGCGCGGACGACTACGTCACCAAACCGTTCGGGATGGACGAACTGCTGGCGCGGCTCAGGGCGGCGGTGCGAAGGTCCGGGGTGTCCACATCGGAGTCGGACGCGGTGGTGGAGACGCCGTCATTGCTCATCGACCTGGCGGCCAAGAAGGCCAAGCGCGACGGCGCGGAAGTACATCTCACCAAGACCGAATGGCGGCTGCTGGAACTGCTCGTGCGCAACAGGGGGCGGCTGGTGACGCAGAAGCAGTTGCTGCACGAGGTGTGGGGGCCCAACTACGACACCGAATCCCACTACCTGCGGGTGTATGTCGCGCAGTTGCGCCGCAAGCTCGAAGCCGAGCCGTCCAGGCCGCGGCACCTGCTCACCGAACCGGGAATGGGGTACCGGTTCGAACCATGA
- a CDS encoding acylphosphatase → MADATEVTRLTAWVHGAVQGVGFRWWTRSRALELGLAGSATNLSDGRVQVVAEGPRTNCERLLTVLRSGGSPGRVDHVAERWSEPKGGLTGFVER, encoded by the coding sequence GTGGCAGACGCAACGGAAGTGACCCGACTCACAGCTTGGGTGCACGGGGCGGTTCAGGGAGTCGGTTTCCGCTGGTGGACGCGAAGCAGGGCGCTGGAACTCGGGCTCGCGGGCAGCGCGACCAACCTCTCCGACGGCAGGGTGCAGGTGGTCGCGGAAGGCCCGCGAACCAACTGTGAGCGGCTCTTGACGGTACTCCGGTCCGGCGGCTCACCCGGTCGAGTGGATCACGTCGCGGAGCGTTGGTCTGAGCCCAAGGGCGGTCTCACCGGCTTCGTCGAACGCTGA